The Passer domesticus isolate bPasDom1 chromosome 31, bPasDom1.hap1, whole genome shotgun sequence genome has a window encoding:
- the LOC135287904 gene encoding proline-rich proteoglycan 2-like yields MSEEQLQELRADIKHFVSERKFDEELGRAGRFGCDLEALRRQHRRLRPGFPPQAELFQPLPLQLRARGNGNGNGNGINNGINSGIRNGINSGIRNGIGPGIGPGIGPRRSRRDRPPDPPWHPRNSPRDRPRTPPRAARAPTEPPPSPQPPQRSRKPPGAAGPRPSPQRPPGTPQKPREPQKPPNPPKTPKNPKPPETPRPPGDPKNPKSPPNPKSPPNPKSPPNPKSPGAARSRPGPRRSRPEGANS; encoded by the exons ATGTcggaggagcagctgcaggagctgagagccGACATCAAG CACTTTGTGAGCGAGCGCAAGTTCGATGaggagctgggccgggccgggcgcttCGGCTGCGACCTGGAGGCGCTGCGGCGGCAGCATCGGCGCCTTCGGCCAGG TTTCCCACCCCAGGCCGAGCTATTCCAGCCGCTCCCGCTGCAGCTCCGGGCCCGGGGCAACGgcaacgggaacgggaacgggatcAACAACGGGATCAACAGTGGGATCAGGAACGGGATCAACAGTGGGATCAGGAACGGGATCGGCCCCGGGATCGGCCCCGGGATCGGCCCCCGGCGTTCCCGGCGGGATCGGCCCCCGGATCCCCCCTGGCACCCCCGGAATTCCCCCCGGGATCGGCCCCGGACCCCCCCGAGGGCAGCGCGGGCCCCAACGGAGCCACCCCCGAGCCCACAG CCCCCCCAGCGGAGCCGGAAGCCCCCGGGAGCAGCCGgaccccgcccctccccccagcgccccccggggaccccccaaaaaccccgagagccccaaaaacccccaaacccccccaaaacccccaaaaaccccaaaccccccgagacccccagaccccccggggaccccaaaaaccccaaatcccccccaaaccccaaatcccccccaaaccccaaatcccccccaaaccccaaatcccccggAGCCGCCCGGAGCCGCCCCGGCCCCCGCAGGAGCCGCCCCGAGGGGGCCAATTCctga